In a genomic window of Wyeomyia smithii strain HCP4-BCI-WySm-NY-G18 chromosome 1, ASM2978416v1, whole genome shotgun sequence:
- the LOC129718195 gene encoding traB domain-containing protein codes for MSSPISSASEYNSALDESVDTSLTPRKLNVSLTESDIENVNLSQEWNDLLKPNQKTKADPRDSSRLLLDSLKNNNVGTINTPPNKSSSVSLDDTLNNITTASTVSPDVSALSSGDGSSTLSFMSSSEEASLLTNGDDLLDPNHAALNVSQVSGANGSPSTKDSRDTTHNVSLLPVDDDQLTVTTTEFIGPDQKTPIKIYRSLEEFDQNLPDTVTLLTTPEGSKVYLVGTAHFSENSQNDVSLVMRNVQPNVVMLELCPSRIHILKYDEQTLLEEAKDINLAKIQSIVKRNGAINGLFYILLLNMSAKITQKLGMAPGGEFRRAVAEASRIPNCLIQLGDRQFNVTLQRALRGLSLWQTIKLIPKLLIMDDISSEDVEQCKRKDLLEEIMLEMAGEFPAFGRVFVEERDLFLCYSLQVAAMPQQTANGGTQPVNVVGVVGIGHAAGIARHWGKVEHTSIASILTIPPASFSHRAAKLVLKYGTLGLCAYGMFRFMRPRLSRWL; via the exons ATGTCCTCCCCGATCAGTTCCGCTTCCGAGTACAACAGTGCTCTGGACGAAAGTGTTGATACGTCTCTTACGCCGCGGAAACTGAATGTTTCTCTGACAGAATCGG ACATCGAAAATGTTAATCTTTCACAAGAATGGAATGATTTGTTAAAACCGAACCAGAAAACGAAAGCTGACCCGCGCGATTCCAGTCGGCTACTTTTGGACAGTCTCAAAAACAACAATGTTGGCACGATTAATACCCCTCCAAACAAGAGCTCATCTGTGTCATTGGACGATACCCTGAATAACATCACAACCGCCAGTACGGTTAGTCCGGATGTCAGTGCTCTCAGCAGTGGCGACGGTAGCTCCACTCTGTCATTTATGTCTAGCTCAGAAGAAGCATCGCTTTTGACCAACGGAGACGATCTTTTAGATCCAAACCATGCagccctaaatgtttcacaggTTTCCGGTGCTAACGGCAGTCCATCCACAAAGGATTCCCGCGATACAACGCACAACGTTTCTCTGCTGCCCGTGGATGACGATCAGCTGACGGTGACAACGACTGAGTTCATTGGCCCTGACCAAAAG ACACCAATCAAAATCTACCGCTCACTGGAGGAATTCGATCAAAATCTTCCAGACACCGTCACCTTACTGACCACGCCGGAGGGCAGTAAAGTGTACCTTGTAGGTACCGCACACTTCAGTGAGAATTCTCAGAACGACGTCTCGTTGGTGATGCGAAACGTGCAACCGAACGTGGTCATGCTTGAGTTGTGTCCTTCTCGAATACACATCCTCAAGTATGACGAACAGACGCTACTGGAAGAGGCCAAAGATATCAATCTGGCAAAAATACAAAGCATCGTTAAGCGGAATGGTGCAATCAACGGTCTGTTCTACATTCTTCTGCTTAACATGAGTGCAAAGATAACCCAAAAGCTCGGTATGGCTCCAGGCGGTGAGTTTCGCCGAGCCGTGGCCGAAGCTTCACGCATTCCAAACTGTCTCATCCAGCTGGGAGACAGACAGTTCAATGTTACACTACAGCGCGCATTGCGTGGTTTGTCGCTTTGGCAAACGATTAAACTTATTCCGAAGCTACTGATTATGGACGACATCAGCAGTGAAGACGTGGAGCAGTGCAAGCGTAAAGACCTGCTGGAGGAAATCATGCTAGAGATGGCAGGAGAATTTCCCGCCTTCGGACGGGTATTTGTAGAGGAGCGTGATCTGTTCCTCTGCTATTCGCTTCAGGTGGCTGCAATGCCACAGCAGACAGCCAACGGAGGCACCCAACCCGTCAACGTTGTCGGCGTCGTTGGAATTGGTCATGCAGCAGGCATTGCCAGACACTGGGGCAAAGTTGAGCACACATCGATCGCATCGATTCTGACCATTCCGCCAGCCAGCTTCAGTCATCGGGCAGCCAAACTGGTGCTTAAGTATGGCACACTGGGATTGTGCGCTTACGGGATGTTCCGGTTCATGCGGCCAAGGCTCAGCCGGTGGTTATGA